One Prunus dulcis chromosome 8, ALMONDv2, whole genome shotgun sequence DNA window includes the following coding sequences:
- the LOC117636561 gene encoding probable zinc metallopeptidase EGY3, chloroplastic isoform X2: MASVSVASRYSVSSWPPKTNNSRAVVSSFTKIPFGKKTQCFSLSPSSNPTAKRHRLSFSMKNDQENEPSSSSSAVVISEKPSDDSDTQKSKLPVEEVETGKESGSESEEKEKQQEMDWKTDEEFKKFMGNPSIEAAIKLEKKRADRKLKDLDRESSGNPLVGLFNKILRDSLTREKERLEKAEEAFKAIDLNKLKSCFGFDSFFPTDVRRFGDGGIFVGNLRRPIEEVMPKLEQKLSDAAGREVVLWFMEENTNDIRKQVCMVQPKAEIDLEFESTKLSTPLGYVSAVALCVATFGTIALMSGFFLKPDATWDDYLADVVPLFGGFISILGVSEIATRVTAARHGVKLSPSFLVPSNWTGCLGVMNNYESLLPNKKALFDIPVARTASAYLTSLVLTISAFVADGSFNGGDNALYIRPQFFYNNPLLSFIQFVIGPYTDDLGNVLPYAVEGVGVPVDPLAFAGLLEQL; encoded by the exons ATGGCTTCTGTTTCTGTTGCTTCACGTTACTCCGTTTCTTCATGGCCTCCCAAGACGAACAACAGTAGAGCCGTTGTCTCATCTTTCACCAAAATCCCATTTGGTAAAAAGACCCAGTGCTTCTCTTTATCTCCGTCTTCCAATCCCACTGCAAAAAGACATCGTCTTTCATTTTCCATGAAAAATGATCAAGAAAACGAACCCAGTTCATCTTCTTCGGCTGTTGTAATTTCTGAGAAGCCAAGTGATGACAGTGATACCCAGAAGAGTAAATTGCCAGTGGAAGAAGTTGAAACGGGTAAGGAGAGTGGCTCTGAGTCTgaggagaaggagaaacaGCAAGAAATGGATTGGAAGACAGATGAGGAGTTCAAGAAGTTCATGGGAAATCCCTCTATCGAAGCTGCAAtaaagttggagaagaagagggcAGATAGGAAGCTCAAGGATCTTGATAGGGAAAGTAGTGGTAACCCACTTGTAGGGCTCTTTAATAAAATTCTGCGTGATAGTTTGACTAGAGAGAAGGAGAGGCTGGAGAAAGCTGAAGAAGCCTTCAAGGCAATTGATCTTAACAAG TTAAAAAgttgttttggatttgattCATTTTTTCCCACTGATGTTCGGAGATTTGGAGATGGGGGCatttttgttggaaatttgAGGAGACCAATTGAAGAGGTCATGCCCAAATTGGAGCAAAAACTGTCTGACGCGGCGGGAAGGGAGGTTGTGTTATGGTTCATGGAAGAAAACACAAATGATATCAGAAAACAG GTCTGTATGGTGCAacccaaagcggaaattgatCTAGAGTTTGAGTCAACCAAGCTGAGCACTCCTTTGGGTTATGTTAGTGCAGTAGCCTTGTGCGTTGCTACTTTCGGAACAATAGCTCTGATGAGTGGCTTCTTCCTCAAACCTGATGCTACATGGGATGACTACCTAGCTGATGTTGTGCCTCTCTTTGGTGGTTTCATATCCATTTTGGGTGTTTCTGAG ATAGCCACTAGAGTGACAGCAGCTCGCCATGGTGTAAAACTCAGTCCATCTTTTCTTGTGCCATCCAATTGGACAGGGTGTTTGGGAGTGATGAATAACTATGAATCACTGCTTCCAAATAAGAAAGCTCTTTTTGACATTCCAGTTGCACGCACAGCTAGTGCATATCTTACATCGCTGGTGCTTACGATTTCTGCTTTTGTGGCTGATGGAAGCTTTAATGGGGGTGACAATGCATT GTATATAAGGCCTCAGTTCTTCTATAACAATCCCTTGCTTTCTTTTATCCAATTTGTTATTGGTCCTTATACGGATGACCTTGGAAATGTGCTGCCCTATGCAGTTGAAGGTGTTGGAGTTCCTGTTGATCCCCTTGCTTTTGCTGGACTTCTAG AACAACTGTGA
- the LOC117636561 gene encoding probable zinc metallopeptidase EGY3, chloroplastic isoform X1, whose protein sequence is MASVSVASRYSVSSWPPKTNNSRAVVSSFTKIPFGKKTQCFSLSPSSNPTAKRHRLSFSMKNDQENEPSSSSSAVVISEKPSDDSDTQKSKLPVEEVETGKESGSESEEKEKQQEMDWKTDEEFKKFMGNPSIEAAIKLEKKRADRKLKDLDRESSGNPLVGLFNKILRDSLTREKERLEKAEEAFKAIDLNKLKSCFGFDSFFPTDVRRFGDGGIFVGNLRRPIEEVMPKLEQKLSDAAGREVVLWFMEENTNDIRKQVCMVQPKAEIDLEFESTKLSTPLGYVSAVALCVATFGTIALMSGFFLKPDATWDDYLADVVPLFGGFISILGVSEIATRVTAARHGVKLSPSFLVPSNWTGCLGVMNNYESLLPNKKALFDIPVARTASAYLTSLVLTISAFVADGSFNGGDNALYIRPQFFYNNPLLSFIQFVIGPYTDDLGNVLPYAVEGVGVPVDPLAFAGLLGMVVTSLNLLPCGRLEGGRIAQAMFGRGTATLLSFATSLLLGIGGLSGSVLCLAWGLFATFFRGGEEMPAKDEITPLGDDRFAWGCVLGLICFLTLFPNSGGTFSSSFFSAPFFRGDL, encoded by the exons ATGGCTTCTGTTTCTGTTGCTTCACGTTACTCCGTTTCTTCATGGCCTCCCAAGACGAACAACAGTAGAGCCGTTGTCTCATCTTTCACCAAAATCCCATTTGGTAAAAAGACCCAGTGCTTCTCTTTATCTCCGTCTTCCAATCCCACTGCAAAAAGACATCGTCTTTCATTTTCCATGAAAAATGATCAAGAAAACGAACCCAGTTCATCTTCTTCGGCTGTTGTAATTTCTGAGAAGCCAAGTGATGACAGTGATACCCAGAAGAGTAAATTGCCAGTGGAAGAAGTTGAAACGGGTAAGGAGAGTGGCTCTGAGTCTgaggagaaggagaaacaGCAAGAAATGGATTGGAAGACAGATGAGGAGTTCAAGAAGTTCATGGGAAATCCCTCTATCGAAGCTGCAAtaaagttggagaagaagagggcAGATAGGAAGCTCAAGGATCTTGATAGGGAAAGTAGTGGTAACCCACTTGTAGGGCTCTTTAATAAAATTCTGCGTGATAGTTTGACTAGAGAGAAGGAGAGGCTGGAGAAAGCTGAAGAAGCCTTCAAGGCAATTGATCTTAACAAG TTAAAAAgttgttttggatttgattCATTTTTTCCCACTGATGTTCGGAGATTTGGAGATGGGGGCatttttgttggaaatttgAGGAGACCAATTGAAGAGGTCATGCCCAAATTGGAGCAAAAACTGTCTGACGCGGCGGGAAGGGAGGTTGTGTTATGGTTCATGGAAGAAAACACAAATGATATCAGAAAACAG GTCTGTATGGTGCAacccaaagcggaaattgatCTAGAGTTTGAGTCAACCAAGCTGAGCACTCCTTTGGGTTATGTTAGTGCAGTAGCCTTGTGCGTTGCTACTTTCGGAACAATAGCTCTGATGAGTGGCTTCTTCCTCAAACCTGATGCTACATGGGATGACTACCTAGCTGATGTTGTGCCTCTCTTTGGTGGTTTCATATCCATTTTGGGTGTTTCTGAG ATAGCCACTAGAGTGACAGCAGCTCGCCATGGTGTAAAACTCAGTCCATCTTTTCTTGTGCCATCCAATTGGACAGGGTGTTTGGGAGTGATGAATAACTATGAATCACTGCTTCCAAATAAGAAAGCTCTTTTTGACATTCCAGTTGCACGCACAGCTAGTGCATATCTTACATCGCTGGTGCTTACGATTTCTGCTTTTGTGGCTGATGGAAGCTTTAATGGGGGTGACAATGCATT GTATATAAGGCCTCAGTTCTTCTATAACAATCCCTTGCTTTCTTTTATCCAATTTGTTATTGGTCCTTATACGGATGACCTTGGAAATGTGCTGCCCTATGCAGTTGAAGGTGTTGGAGTTCCTGTTGATCCCCTTGCTTTTGCTGGACTTCTAG GAATGGTGGTGACTTCTCTGAACTTGTTGCCATGTGGGAGACTCGAAGGAGGCCGGATTGCGCAAGCCATGTTTGGAAGAGGCACTGCTACTCTGCTATCCTTTGCCACATCACTTTTACTTGGTATTGGTGGCCTAAGTGGAAGTGTCCTTTGCTTGGCATGGGGGTTATTTGCAACTTTCTTCCGGGGTGGAGAAGAAATGCCTGCAAAAGACGAAATCACCCCCTTGGGAGATGACAGGTTTGCTTGGGGTTGTGTTCTTGGCCTCATCTGCTTCCTCACGCTTTTCCCCAACAGCGGAGGGACGTTCTCCAGCTCATTCTTCAGTGCACCATTTTTCAGGGGTGATTTGTAA
- the LOC117636562 gene encoding F-box protein SKIP22-like, whose translation MKLRVRSIETKETLRVEVPNLCSLHQLKQTISQLISASSSSLRLSLNRRDELHASSPDDSLHSLGLTSGDLIFYTLDPSSQTLAPPPHSISHSSVQSHNQILTTSVPQGSNFQNPETLIGEGSAAGDSIAEEQRSLVSNSETLVASGPESMEIDDGSDGIGLKKYSVPFFLKRVLREELGEDRSNHKLLVIAVHAAVLESGFVGFDSVSGMGANRFHLADEWPRTAITMSLSYTLPEILKNRGNNGNGVEGVMMKFQSLGRFVNVYGSLASGGAGPYRVCLDERRFAPIIESVWENRNVNERDGLVSEREVLEFWKIVKDGITLPLLIDLCAKAGLPSPPSLMRLPPELKMKILEPLSGVDIAKVGGVCKELRNLANNDELWKKKYAEEFGSGTGGEGTMINWKHKFARNWEIAEQQRKAVGYWRSYERPYFNRIRRDPNPLFVPPVTGIIGGDYDRFPVFGALNPTGQPHPILQPPSRFPARRNFSPNCNLEGFLG comes from the coding sequence ATGAAACTGAGAGTGAGATCCATAGAAACCAAAGAGACCCTCCGAGTCGAGGTCCCCAATCTCTGCTCTCTCCACCAGCTCAAGCAAACCATCTCCCAATTGATCTCagcctcttcttcctctctccgACTCTCCCTCAACCGACGCGACGAGCTCCACGCGTCCTCTCCTGACGACTCGCTTCACTCCCTCGGCCTCACCTCCGGTGATCTTATCTTCTACACCCTCGACCCCTCCTCCCAAACCCTAGCTCCACCTCCGCATTCAATTTCACATTCGTCCGTACAATCCCATAATCAAATCCTCACCACTAGTGTGCCTCAAGGTTCGAATTTCCAAAACCCTGAAACCCTAATTGGCGAAGGGTCTGCCGCGGGTGATTCGATTGCTGAAGAACAGAGGTCTCTGGTTTCGAATTCGGAAACCCTAGTGGCTTCTGGTCCTGAAAGCATGGAAATTGATGATGGGTCTGATGGGATAGGGTTGAAAAAGTACTCGGTGCCCTTTTTCTTGAAGAGGGTACTGAGGGAGGAGTTGGGAGAAGACCGTAGCAATCACAAGCTATTGGTGATTGCTGTTCATGCTGCGGTCCTGGAGTCCGGTTTCGTCGGGTTCGATTCCGTTTCGGGTATGGGGGCCAATCGGTTTCATCTCGCTGATGAATGGCCAAGGACAGCTATCACGATGTCGCTTTCCTATACTTTGCCTGAGATTCTGAAAAATCGTGGCAATAATGGTAATGGGGTTGAAGGGGTTATGATGAAATTTCAGAGCTTGGGGCGTTTTGTTAATGTTTATGGGTCTTTGGCCAGTGGTGGTGCTGGGCCTTATCGGGTATGTTTGGACGAACGCAGATTTGCCCCCATCATTGAATCTGTTTGGGAAAACAGGAATGTGAATGAGAGAGATGGGTTAGTCTCAGAAAGAGAGGTTCTTGAGTTTTGGAAGATTGTGAAGGATGGGATCACATTGCCATTGCTGATTGATCTTTGCGCAAAGGCCGGTTTGCCCTCCCCACCGAGCCTGATGCGCCTTCCACCGGAGCTCAAAATGAAGATTTTGGAGCCACTTTCTGGTGTGGACATTGCCAAAGTGGGTGGTGTTTGTAAGGAGCTGCGAAATCTTGCTAATAATGATGAGTTGTGGAAGAAGAAGTATGCTGAGGAGTTTGGTAGTGGTACTGGAGGAGAAGGAACAATGATTAACTGGAAGCATAAGTTTGCTAGAAATTGGGAGATTGCGGAGCAACAAAGGAAGGCAGTAGGGTATTGGAGATCATATGAGAGGCCTTATTTCAACCGTATCAGGAGGGACCCTAACCCATTGTTTGTACCTCCAGTTACTGGTATAATTGGTGGAGATTATGACCGCTTTCCGGTCTTTGGTGCCCTTAATCCTACTGGACAACCACACCCTATTCTACAACCACCCAGTCGGTTTCCAGCACGCCGTAATTTCTCACCAAATTGCAATCTGGAAGGGTTCCTTGGCTAA
- the LOC117636563 gene encoding UDP-glycosyltransferase 74G1-like, with product MERGQRAYKGHCLVLPYPSQGHINPMLQFAKLLSHKGVKVTLVTTRYIHKTMYGSASSCIALDLETISDGYDEAGRGEASIDAYLERFWKEGSKTLAELLEKLSSSGPPVDCVVYDAFMPWPLDVARKFGIAGATFFTQSCAVSNIYYHVHKGLLKVPLADDQSLISLPGLPPLDPLDLPSFVYDLEYCPAFYRVVVGQFSNVDKADWVLCNTFYELEEQVVDWLAKFWPLRTVGPTIPSKYLDERLEDDKEYGVNLFKSDNDACIKWLNERPKGSVAYVSFGSAAKLDDEQMEELAWGLRRSKSNFLWVVRASEAAKVPKGFIEETSEKGLVVSWCSQMEVLVHEAVGCFVTHCGWNSTLEALSLGVPMLAMPQWTDQTTNAKFIMDVWKIGLTAPSDEKGKVRQEVVEHCISEIMEGERGKEMKINALKWKKLARKAVDEGGSSDKNIDEFISKLVQ from the exons ATGGAGAGAGGTCAGAGAGCCTACAAAGGTCACTGCTTGGTCTTACCCTATCCGAGCCAAGGCCATATTAATCCTATGCTCCAATTTGCCAAGCTTTTATCTCACAAAGGAGTTAAAGTCACACTGGTCACTACCCGCTATATCCACAAGACTATGTACGGGTCAGCATCGAGCTGCATAGCGCTGGATCTGGAGACCATCTCCGATGGCTATGATGAAGCCGGGAGAGGAGAAGCAAGCATAGATGCCTATTTGGAGAGATTTTGGAAAGAAGGGTCAAAAACTTTGGCTGAGCTCCTTGAGAAGCTTTCAAGCTCAGGGCCTCCAGTTGATTGTGTTGTTTATGATGCGTTCATGCCTTGGCCTCTGGATGTTGCCAGAAAGTTTGGAATTGCCGGGGCTACTTTCTTCACCCAGTCTTGTGCTGTTAGCAACATCTACTACCATGTCCACAAAGGACTTTTGAAAGTTCCTCTTGCTGATGATCAGTCTCTGATTTCCCTTCCTGGGTTGCCACCACTTGACCCTCTGGACTTGCCATCGTTTGTATACGATTTGGAGTATTGCCCAGCTTTTTACAGAGTGGTTGTGGGTCAGTTCTCCAATGTTGACAAAGCTGATTGGGTCCTCTGCAACACATTTTATGAGTTGGAAGAACAA GTGGTGGATTGGCTGGCTAAGTTTTGGCCACTGAGGACTGTTGGACCAACTATACCATCCAAGTACTTAGATGAGCGACTAGAAGATGACAAAGAATACGGTGTCAACCTCTTTAAATCAGACAATGATGCCTGCATCAAATGGTTAAACGAAAGGCCAAAAGGGTCTGTTGCTTATGTATCATTTGGCAGCGCAGCGAAACTTGACGATGAGCAAATGGAGGAGCTGGCTTGGGGTTTGAGGAGGAGCAAAAGTAACTTCTTGTGGGTGGTTAGAGCATCAGAAGCAGCTAAGGTGCCAAAAGGGTTCATCGAGGAGACATCGGAGAAGGGTTTGGTGGTCTCATGGTGCTCCCAAATGGAGGTTTTGGTTCATGAGGCTGTTGGATGCTTTGTTACACATTGTGGTTGGAACTCAACTTTGGAGGCTTTGAGTTTGGGGGTTCCAATGTTGGCAATGCCACAATGGACTGACCAAACAACCAATGCCAAGTTCATTATGGATGTGTGGAAAATAGGGCTCACAGCTCCATCTGATGAGAAAGGGAAGGTGAGACAAGAAGTGGTGGAACATTGCATAAGTGAAATaatggagggagagagagggaaagaaatgaaaatcaatGCCCTCAAATGGAAAAAGTTGGCTAGAAAGGCAGTGGATGAAGGTGGAAGTTCAGACAAAAACATTGATGAGTTCATTTCAAAGCTGGTTCAGTGA